TGGCGATTTCGGTGGCGATGGCCTCTATCTCCTCGACCGGGACGGCGGAGCCGGTCTCGCTGACGTTCGTCCGCTGGAGCGAGACGAACTCGTCCCGCGTCAGGACGTGTACCGCGTGGACGGGTTCGTCGAACGCCTCCCCGAGGCGTCGGGCCTCCGCGATGATATCGCTCGCTCGGTCGGTCCGGTCGACTGCTGCAACGATTGGCATGGTACCCGTTCTATCGTCGGGCCATATAAATGAAGGGGGCGTCCGGTCCCCCTCGGTGTCGTCGTCGTCGAGGAACCGTGGGTCTCCGGAGGGTCTGATAATATACTGTCACGAATGGCCGACGGTCCAACGGAAAGTTTTATTATATATCTCTATAAATCACCAGAGAGACCCGGTGGCAAGGTACGACGTAACAGGCACCATGTACGTTCCGTGCGTTCGACGATGCGGTTCGTGTCCGTTACGCTGGTACGACAAGCGGGCGGTTGTCACGCGGGGTCACGGACGGACCAACGAACGAAAATGTCAGACGACAACCCACTGAGACAGGGAGACAGATGAGCGACAAACCAAACGACACAGGACAGTCGGACAGTAGTGGTATCGGGTCGACGATAGACAGACGGCGGTTCCTGCAGGCCGGTGGTGCCGCGTCGGTCGCCGCGCTCGCCGGCTGTATGGGCGGTGGCGGTGGCGGCGGTGGCAACGGCGACGACAACGACAGCGGTAACGGAAGCGGCGGCGGCGGTGGCGGCGGCGGTGACGGCTGGGACCCCTCCCAGTCCATCCGCTACATCGTCCCGTACGACGAGGGCGGCGGAACAGACGTGTACGCCCGCGGTATCGTCGAACAGCTCATCGAGGCCGAGGGCGAGGAGGTACAGATCGACAACGTCCCCGGCGCCGGCGGGCTCAACGGCTTCGGTCAGCTGATGCGGGCCGATCCGGACGGCCACACTATCCTCGGCAGCGCGACGCCGCTCGAGGTCGCCCCGCAACTGCTCGAGGACCCCGGGTTCGACCAGCGCGACGCGAGCGGTATCGGCGTCTTCGGCCGGTCGGCCTGGTGTCTCGTCGTCAACGAGCAGTACCAGGACGAAGTCGAGACGTTCGACGACGTCATCGAGAAGTACAACTCCGGCGAGTGGGAGAACATCGGCGTCCAGTCCCCCGGGAGCTCCCAGGACATCATCGTCCTGCTGGCGAAGTACGAACTCGACGAGTACGACTGGCAGTGGACCCAGCGCGTCACCTACACCGGGACGGGCCCCATCGCACAGGCGGTGGCCAGCAACGAGGTCCCCGCCGGTATCGGGACGGACGCGGGGACGCGGTCCACCGTCGAGGGCGGGAACATCTACCCCGTCGTCTCCTTCGTCAGTGACGGCACCGACGTCTACCCCGACCTCGACTCGGTGACCGACCTCGACTACCCGGAGATAGACTTCGTCGGCGGTCTCAGCCGTGGCATGTTCGCCCCGCCGGAGACGCCCGACGAGATCATCGAACACCACACCACGGCCCTCGAAGAGGCCATCAACGACGACCGGACCACCGAGTGGACCGACGAGACCGGCAACCCCACGTTCTACGAGGGGCCGGACGCGGCCAACGCGATCATCACGGACGCCTTCGAGGCCTACGACGAACTGAACGTCATCGACCTCGTCGAGGAGAACTCGGACTAACCCCCGAACCGAAATCTTTATCGGTTCACTATCAGCCACATAATCCATGACATTGAGAAGCAAAGTGGAAGTGATAACTCCAGAGCATATCATGCTCGTATCACTGATAGCGCTCGGGACGGTCTTCTACGTCGTACCGGACGTCGAGGATTACGCGCGCAACGCATCGATCTTTCCACAGTACACGGGGGCGTTCGTCATCATCGGCAGTCTGCTGTTACTGTTCGGTAAGTACCTCCCCGGACCGCTCCAGAAGTTCGTCACCGAGGAGGTGAGCATCACGAGCGGGGACACGACCAAGGAGTTCGCCCCGAGTGCAGAGGAAGAAGACGACGTCGAAGAAGACGACGACGAGCCACGCGAGACCATCGGGACGGACCTCGGCTACCAC
The nucleotide sequence above comes from Halomarina ordinaria. Encoded proteins:
- a CDS encoding Bug family tripartite tricarboxylate transporter substrate binding protein, which produces MSDKPNDTGQSDSSGIGSTIDRRRFLQAGGAASVAALAGCMGGGGGGGGNGDDNDSGNGSGGGGGGGGDGWDPSQSIRYIVPYDEGGGTDVYARGIVEQLIEAEGEEVQIDNVPGAGGLNGFGQLMRADPDGHTILGSATPLEVAPQLLEDPGFDQRDASGIGVFGRSAWCLVVNEQYQDEVETFDDVIEKYNSGEWENIGVQSPGSSQDIIVLLAKYELDEYDWQWTQRVTYTGTGPIAQAVASNEVPAGIGTDAGTRSTVEGGNIYPVVSFVSDGTDVYPDLDSVTDLDYPEIDFVGGLSRGMFAPPETPDEIIEHHTTALEEAINDDRTTEWTDETGNPTFYEGPDAANAIITDAFEAYDELNVIDLVEENSD
- a CDS encoding tripartite tricarboxylate transporter TctB family protein, with translation MLVSLIALGTVFYVVPDVEDYARNASIFPQYTGAFVIIGSLLLLFGKYLPGPLQKFVTEEVSITSGDTTKEFAPSAEEEDDVEEDDDEPRETIGTDLGYHINDTVVMMVFSTLYLVVGYAAGMLYVTPLFIIAYTQWFKVRWVVSIFLAVLATVIIYLFVEYLLIPFDQGQYIFTSGLI